A genomic segment from Mycoplasmopsis arginini encodes:
- a CDS encoding Mbov_0121 family peptidase domain-containing ABC transporter: protein MQIKIQDDIKDCGLYVLQSLHKLFWRKWIDINQLKYRAIYSENGISISNLTSLAKDINLELEAYKINWEEFLNLKSKTPVISIIKIDNFLHYIIIKKIKNGLVEILDSVNGKRRIELQNFQKLFSGLILIVNKSSTKNKIEMYFKNSFLRPEISFKLLFATVYLSVLLVLFNYFLSFVSKYIFSYIQEQNKVFALKNILLFVWVSFLSILVSFIITLIQNLIKNKISKTIKLNYVDKVKRASYNQINKINKNEIILRYLAIDSIAYYYSSITTFLPTIIMSLFLFFPLLLFVQVKFLILIILLNILKIVIGFFINFKIYNLSKQNTIKTVEEINELSFLINRDNSYYNLIWNNVEKFNYLENIQTIQINDNKLNKLNSLKNLIFGFLNLISNLIIYIIFVINNSNNISELLFILQIQTIINNPANDFQNFLIANKIFKINYHRIAFILDIPTLSNLSLFNKSKNPINSIYLNNLSFQYDKKLIINNLNLAINKGLIITGQNGSGKSTLIKIISGLIKDYQGSVVFNNTDISEFSQNWFNDHVFFSDKEKDLPNLNLYTYIFWNINENERNKILNNKDFQFILKILNLDIFSNILINKNKLSLGQLQLIKLLPLFIKKYQIILLDECFDSLSKKTFKIVKKIIREKQKNSLIIETSHNNRFLNEKAQFFNIKK from the coding sequence ATGCAAATAAAAATACAAGATGACATTAAGGATTGTGGACTATATGTTTTACAATCATTACATAAATTATTTTGAAGAAAATGAATAGATATAAATCAATTAAAGTATCGGGCAATTTATTCAGAAAATGGAATTAGTATTTCTAACTTAACTTCGTTAGCAAAAGATATAAATTTAGAACTTGAAGCTTACAAAATAAATTGAGAAGAATTTTTGAATTTAAAAAGTAAAACTCCTGTAATTTCAATAATAAAGATTGATAATTTTTTGCACTATATCATAATTAAGAAAATAAAAAATGGTTTAGTAGAAATATTGGATTCTGTAAATGGAAAAAGAAGAATAGAACTTCAAAACTTTCAAAAGCTTTTTAGCGGTTTAATTTTAATTGTTAATAAATCTTCAACTAAAAATAAGATAGAAATGTATTTTAAGAATTCTTTTCTTAGACCAGAAATTAGCTTTAAACTTTTATTTGCAACTGTCTATTTAAGTGTACTTCTTGTTTTATTTAATTATTTTCTTTCTTTTGTAAGTAAGTACATTTTTTCTTACATTCAAGAACAAAACAAAGTCTTTGCACTTAAAAATATTTTGCTTTTTGTTTGAGTTTCCTTTCTTTCAATACTTGTGTCATTTATAATAACCTTAATTCAAAACTTAATTAAAAACAAAATATCAAAAACAATTAAACTAAATTACGTGGACAAAGTAAAAAGAGCTAGTTATAATCAAATAAATAAAATTAATAAAAATGAAATTATTCTACGGTATCTTGCAATAGATTCAATAGCTTATTACTATTCATCTATAACGACTTTTTTACCGACAATAATAATGTCTTTGTTTTTGTTTTTTCCTTTATTACTATTTGTACAAGTGAAATTTTTAATTTTAATTATACTTTTAAATATACTAAAAATAGTTATCGGTTTTTTCATTAATTTTAAAATTTACAATTTATCAAAACAAAACACAATAAAAACAGTTGAAGAAATTAATGAACTTAGTTTTCTAATTAATCGAGATAATTCGTATTACAACTTAATCTGAAATAATGTTGAGAAATTTAATTATTTAGAGAATATACAAACAATTCAAATAAATGATAATAAGCTTAATAAATTAAATAGTTTAAAAAATTTAATTTTTGGTTTTTTAAATTTAATTTCTAACTTAATAATTTATATTATCTTTGTTATAAATAATTCAAATAATATTTCTGAACTTTTATTTATATTACAAATACAAACAATAATTAATAATCCTGCTAATGATTTTCAGAACTTTTTAATTGCAAATAAAATATTTAAAATTAACTATCATAGAATTGCTTTTATTTTGGATATACCTACTCTTTCAAATCTCTCTTTATTTAATAAAAGCAAGAATCCAATTAACTCAATCTACTTAAACAATTTATCCTTTCAATATGATAAGAAACTTATCATTAATAATTTAAATTTAGCTATCAATAAAGGACTTATCATAACTGGGCAAAACGGTAGTGGTAAATCAACCTTAATAAAAATCATTTCTGGATTGATAAAAGATTACCAAGGTAGTGTTGTTTTCAATAACACAGATATCTCTGAATTTAGTCAAAATTGGTTTAATGATCATGTATTTTTTTCTGATAAGGAAAAAGATCTGCCTAATTTAAATTTATACACATATATATTTTGAAATATAAATGAAAATGAAAGAAACAAAATATTAAATAATAAGGATTTTCAGTTTATCTTAAAAATATTAAATTTAGATATTTTTTCAAATATTTTAATTAATAAAAATAAGTTGTCATTAGGACAATTACAGTTAATTAAATTATTGCCTTTATTTATAAAAAAATATCAAATTATTTTACTTGATGAGTGCTTTGATTCACTTTCTAAAAAAACATTTAAAATAGTTAAAAAAATTATCAGAGAAAAACAAAAAAATTCATTGATTATAGAAACGTCACATAACAACAGGTTTTTAAATGAAAAAGCGCAGTTTTTCAATATAAAAAAATAA
- the gltX gene encoding glutamate--tRNA ligase, which yields MKTIRTRYAPSPTGYLHIGGARTALFNYLFAKHFNGTFIFRLEDTDVARNVVGGEESQLNNLAWLGIIPDESPLKPNKKYGNYRQSEKLKVYQEIADKLISKGFAYKAYDNSEELELQHKEQEEAKVASFRYDPNWLKISEEEKQRRDQNKEYSIRLKLKKNTIYGWEDLVRGRIEVNSDDIGDFVIVKSDGYPTYNFAVVVDDHQMEITHVLRGEEHITNTPKQLAIYEALNWTPPAFGHLTIITNMEGKKLSKRDKTLKQFIEDYKNEGYHPHAIFNFLSLLGWTSKDSQEIMSHEELIEKFDPERLSKSPSKFDIVKMEWFSKQYMKKVDNYEIIQKINSPFSEEWNNLFVETYKQSAATISEIKQNLEIYTNPKNHTDLLISNLEVVKTFEKLLKNNPFTIENIQNAIELTKKELGVKGKDLFMPIRIATTYEEHGPELAKAIYLFGEKIVFERLTKWN from the coding sequence ATGAAGACAATAAGAACAAGATACGCTCCAAGCCCAACTGGCTATTTACATATTGGTGGAGCTAGAACAGCATTATTTAATTATTTATTTGCTAAACATTTTAATGGAACTTTTATCTTTAGACTTGAAGATACCGATGTGGCTAGAAATGTTGTTGGTGGTGAAGAAAGCCAACTAAATAATTTAGCTTGATTAGGAATTATTCCTGATGAAAGCCCACTTAAACCAAATAAAAAGTATGGCAATTATCGTCAATCAGAAAAATTAAAGGTTTACCAAGAAATAGCAGATAAATTAATTAGCAAAGGTTTTGCTTATAAGGCTTATGATAATTCAGAAGAGTTAGAATTACAACATAAAGAACAAGAAGAAGCAAAAGTGGCATCATTTAGATATGATCCAAATTGATTGAAAATTAGCGAAGAAGAAAAACAAAGAAGAGATCAAAACAAAGAATATTCAATCAGATTAAAACTAAAGAAAAATACAATATATGGTTGAGAAGATTTAGTTAGAGGAAGAATTGAAGTTAATAGCGATGATATTGGAGACTTTGTTATTGTAAAAAGTGATGGATACCCAACTTATAACTTTGCTGTTGTAGTTGATGATCACCAAATGGAAATTACTCATGTTTTAAGAGGCGAGGAACATATTACTAATACTCCAAAGCAACTAGCAATATATGAAGCTTTAAATTGAACACCTCCTGCCTTTGGTCATTTAACAATTATTACCAATATGGAAGGTAAGAAACTTTCAAAAAGAGATAAAACCTTAAAACAATTTATTGAAGATTATAAAAATGAGGGTTACCATCCACACGCAATTTTTAACTTTTTATCTTTATTAGGTTGAACTTCAAAAGATAGTCAAGAAATTATGAGCCATGAAGAATTGATTGAGAAATTTGATCCAGAAAGATTATCAAAATCACCATCAAAATTTGATATTGTAAAAATGGAATGATTCTCAAAACAATATATGAAAAAAGTTGATAATTATGAAATTATTCAAAAGATTAACTCACCTTTTTCAGAAGAATGAAACAATTTATTTGTTGAGACTTATAAACAATCAGCAGCTACGATTAGTGAAATTAAACAAAATCTAGAAATATACACTAATCCTAAAAACCACACAGATTTATTAATTTCTAATTTAGAAGTAGTTAAAACATTTGAGAAATTGTTAAAAAACAACCCTTTTACAATTGAAAACATTCAAAATGCCATTGAATTAACTAAAAAAGAATTAGGTGTTAAAGGTAAAGATTTATTTATGCCAATTAGAATTGCTACAACATATGAAGAGCACGGTCCAGAACTAGCTAAAGCAATTTATTTATTTGGAGAAAAAATTGTATTTGAAAGACTAACAAAATGAAATTAA